In Zingiber officinale cultivar Zhangliang chromosome 1A, Zo_v1.1, whole genome shotgun sequence, the DNA window tctctttctcattttctctgatcacactttctctctcttcattctttctcatcacactttctctctcatcatatttttctctcatattcatctttctctcacatctatttctttctcttattttcttttaagggtaaaaaaggaaattttgatttattctgatagaaaaaatgcaactaaccaaacattgcttttaagagtgatatccatgctaatactcattcccattccactatataatgattcccattccgatatctattcctaggaaagaaccaaacgcccctaaGTAGACTtgggaatttaaaaaaaaaacttttaactcCTGATTGAATGGATACTCCTTGGTATTTACAAATATAcccatttttaatgtttttacttGCTACTTTGTTAAGTGCAATTTTCATTTTTAGGAACTCTAAATCTCATTAAtgattatttgaattttcttagAGGATTGTTTCAAGTTCGCTTATAAAGATTTTTCACTTTTGTATAGTGAGAGGTTGGTTTTTGAAGATTAAAATatctttgagttttcaaatttatTAGAAGAATTATCTTCTCGTATCCCTCTAAACATTTTAGTGGATTCCATAGAATAGTGAATTGAGAGTTCTATCTTGTGTTACTTCCTATTTCTCTTATATTTTCAGTGTCATTCTCACATCATAgggttaattttaatataagttTGGGGTGTAAAATGTGAACCAATTTAAAATCCAAAACTCTAGCTAGTAGCTATATTTTCACTGAGTTGTTCTTCAATTCTTcaaaatatttgataatttaatttattgTATTAGTAACATGTACTGTTCTTGGAAATtgacaaattcaaattaaagatCACTTTATTGTTTCGGTTTGTCAAGCTGACAAGTCAATTAATGCGGTAGAAGACTTTTACTGAAGTCCAACATGAATCTCAACAAGTCCATTCTGCCAGCAATTTACCGGCAATCAACACCACTACTTTCTTCGAGGAATACTACAAAGAGCTATGTGATTCGAGGAATAGCTCCTAGATTCGGTATCTTCAGAGCGCAGCCTAAGTTGAAATTTATccgaatggaaaaaaaaaatctgaataaaaaaatatatttttacaagtatattttattaaataaaactaAGTTAACAAAATATACTTGATCGAAATAGAGacgtattatttatttttttataaaatattaaatgaagAAGTATTATTATATAATCTCTATTTCCTTTTAATACCGTTCCTAGGAAATGCCCCGTCGGTTCTCCAAATCCAATGGCCCTACTCATATATGAGAACGGACGGATGGGATTTCATCTGAAAGCTTAACGATCCGGCTTTCTTCTCTTGCCACGAGATAAACCAGTGTATTGAGCCGTCGCATTCGTCTCTTTCTTCTCAGCCCATTCGCCGAGCACGACCGCCGGCGTACGAGGTTTCGCGCGTGGCTTCGCCTTGTGCACTTAGGTTGACTGTAACACTCGTTTTCATaacttttttttattcttttttgtaTGTATTAAAGTAGTTTCGAAGGTCGATCGTTTGTTCGTCCTTTCTGGGATTCTCGAGTTGTTTTGGTCGATTGTGGTAGGGCTGGCAGTGCTGCGCTTGGATTCGGGGATGGCGTGATCGATTTGGGGGGCGTTTTGGGAGGTCAGAGGGTTTAAAAAAATCTGATCTTGGTATCGGATCTGGAGGAATCCTCTCTGGAGAAATGGAGGAGGAGCACTTTTCTTGGGTGCTGAGGTCGAAGTTTGCGCACGCCACGCGCCGCCCCCGTACGAGATCGGTCTCCGAACGGGAACTGCTGGCCGAGTTGTCCAAGGAACCGGATGATGTTTTAAGTTTCCATTCTAATAGGTTTTCTCCCTGTGAGCCCCCGTCGGGACTGAAGAGCTCAATCGCGGAATTGCAGACGCAAAACTCCAGAAAGTGCTTGAATTTCCAATGTGGCGATCCATGGGAGGGAGAGAAGCCGAACTGCCTCGGTGCCGATGGCTCTGATTTCTCTTTCTGTCCTGGAGGACATCCGGCCTCGAAATCAGATGGATTGATCTCTCCTGATGTCACTGGTTCGAGGTTTTCAATTTATGATCTTAAAACAGAAGGATTGAGCTCTTCAAaagtctcttcttcttcttcttcaatcaAGGTGAAATTGGGTGCCAAACAAAATCACAAGCCAGATTCAAACCCCAAGGAAAGGTCGATATCACCTCTTCCCACCACCAACCTCTCTGATGCCTTTAAGGAAGCTCGCTTGGTCAAGAAGAGATCTTCGACTCCGCCGTCTTCCAGGAAGAAGAGTGATAAAGTTCATGGTGGGCACTACGAGGTTTCGGGGAGAAATACTTTGGAGAAGAGTCATCCGAAGCATTCATTTTCCTTCAGAGCCCCTGATAAGTCTGGAGCTCGGAAGGAATCTTCTTGGGTAAGCTGCTTTGATCATGGAGGAGGGAAGGTAGCTGCCTTGGAAATGACAGAAAAGTGGAATGTTGATCTTTGCGAGTTATATTTTGGCCTTAAGTTTGCTTCCGGTGCTCATAGTAAGTTGTACCATGGTATTTATAAGGGTCAACCTGTTGCCATTAAAATTATTAGGCAACCTGATGATGACGATAATGGATTGTTTGCTGCTCGACTTGAGAAGCAGTTCACTAGGGAAGTTACCATGCTGTCACATCTCTACCATCGCAATGTGATTAAGGTGCGTTCCATAATTCTTAACTATTCATTTGTTTGTTACACCTATCATTGTCCATGAAATTAGTTATTCATCAACATGGTTATATATAGTTGCCACAGTTCATGAGTTTCACAAAATCTTTAAGTGGTTCCAAAATTAGCTTTAAGTTGGCTTTTCCCACACTTCAACTAAATTTTGTAACAGTATATGTCTATATTTGGAACTTCATGTCATTAGAAACAAAGACCTTAAAAATATTAGTTGGTTCGTTGAAAACATAGTAAAATCATTCGCTTGAACAGTTTCATTGTCACTAATTGTGCCTACGTGATTTAGTCTGATGAACTTGTAATTCTCTAAGTTCTGATTTCATGATGGCATGCCTACACTTTTTCttttaaagataaagaaaaaaattcaagCTATCCACTTGTCCTTTTTTATATTAAATGCTAGAATTATCTTGTCATTGTTGTTCTTGTTTTCATCTCTTAGTTATGTGTGGGAGACTACCATGCTTTATGATGAATCAAAATACCATAATGGTTGGACAATTTTCTTTCTCCAGGAGGACGCTATTATTTGGCATTTTGCATAACAAATTTCTGGTTGTATTAGCAACTAATTCTATGCTACATCAAGTATCAATTATACTTGGTGCTTGCTTTTCCGTAGTTTTCAAACTCTTTTATTATGGTATCCATTGGTTGAGTTGGATATATCAGCTATTATAGTTCAAGAGAAACCAATGCCTACAAGAGTCGCAAAATGAAAAACTGGACTTTAATATTGATGAAATGTTGGTAAATATGCTTGGTACACAGCTCGTTTACACTAATCCCTTTTTTAGATTACTAAGATCAATGTTAAAAAGACATACAAAAAATAGCGGGTCAGCATAAAACTtgttttagtttcttttattttacaTGCCATCACTATATTGCTTGCTATCTTTTAAAGAGTCATGATATGGAATTTGACTAGGTGACACTCCAATACAGCGTTAATATCTTGTGTTTTCTTGCAGCTCACGGGGGCATGTAAGCAGCCACAGGCCTTTTGCATTATTACTGAGTATCTTCCTGGAGGCTCTTTAAGAGCATTTTTGCACAAACTTGAGCACAAATCTCTTGCTAttgaaaaactagtttctatTGCTTTGGAAATTGCACGAGGAATGGAGTATATTCATTCCCAAGGAGTTATTCACCGTGACTTGAAGCCTGAGAACATTATTTTCGATCAAGATTTTTGCATAAAGATTGTTGATTTTGGAATTGCATGCGAGGAAGCATATTGTGATGCACTGACAGAGGATGATGGCACTTATCGTTGGATGGCACCTGAGATGATCAAACATAAGCCATATGGCCGGAAGGTTGATGTGTACAGCTTTGGATTGCTCTTATGGGAGATGGCAACAGGGAAAATTCCATATGAGGAAATGACACCAATCCAAGCGGCTTTTGCAGTGGTCGATAAGGTTTTTATTCTATAACCTATATTGGTTCTTAAATATATTGTATTTCAACCAGAATTGATATAGAATAGGATTTAGTCGCTTATCTGGATAATTATGACATTTCGACAAACTTGTTGAGAAATATTTAATATTCCACTAGAAAATGTATTATCGTGAATATCAAATGTATGGAAACAATAACATTTAGTAATGCTAATGTTTAAAATCTTTAGGATTTTTTAACGTGAATATCATGATTTAGCATACAATCTTTAGGGTTTCTTATAGAACTTGAATGGCCTATATTTACAGTAGTATAAAATTTATCACACATAATAGATGTTCAGTTATAAAATATATTCAGTTATTTAGTCAAACAAAGTTAGTTATCAATGACTTATAACCAAAGACAATATCTCAATACATTACAGTTAGCTAGAATCACAAGAAAGTTTGAATGCTAATCACGGTATCATTTACTTGTAAGTTTTAGATCATAACAAGGTTTATTCTTCATTGTTGTAATCAATGGCTTAATGATTTTTCTGAGTAAATGATCGTATTTGATGCTTACTCtgctttatttaatttttttagaacTTGCGGCCGCCCATTCCTACCAATTGTCCTCCACCTCTGAAAGTCCTGATAGAGCAATGCTGGTCAATACTTCCAGAGAAGCGACCTGAATTTTGGCAAATTGTCAAGGTTCTGGAGCAGTTTGAGGCCGCTCTATCTCAAGATGGAACCCTAAATCAGCTTCTGAACTCGAGCTGCCAGGATCATAAGAAACGATTAATCCATTGGATGCAAAAGCTCAAAAGTCACTAACACTGAGATGACTCAGCTTCTCCCATGGCCAAACTTCCTTAACTCGCGTTCCTTTTGGGAATTTTGGTGCATATCATCAATAACCTGCTGACAGAGAGTAAGCCAAGAATGTTCTTacattttcttttataaattaaacaaatactGTGCTGTGCAAGGAAGCTTTCCTGCATTCTTGTGCACGGTGATAAGTATTACATGATGATCATTTAGAAGAATGCAATTTCAGCTTACTTGTTAGGCAGATGATTTATAATAATATTAGATTTGCTTTGAGGATTTCAACtggtagaaaaaaaaatatcaattcagCTGTTGCAAGCCATCAAGAAGGAAGAACCCTCCTTGAGTTGTGATAGTGGAATTCCACTAAATAGTGATATGGAAGCATTTTTCTAAAGAAATGTTTCCTTAAAAGGTGAACTAAAACAAATATAGCATATATGGAATTGTTCAATTATAGATAAAGTGGCTGTGATTTATAGAATTTGATGATCTAAATGATAATTCATGGGTTGAAGCAGGCAGTACTGGTGAAGTTGGGCAGACAAGAATGGACGTATCCAATTCACCTGGTCGAGGAAGGGCCGACCGAAATGGACTCGCCATGGTGGGGTATTTGGTGGCGGTCCGGCCCCGCCAAGCACCCAGCCTCGCCGGCGAATCAACGGCGAGGTAGCTGCTCTGCCGGCGTACGTACGTGCTAGCGTCACGCTCCTGTCTGCCACATCGATTCACCAACAATATCTCATGCCGGCGTGGTGTGGGTCCGTGTCTAAGTGCATGGGTAATGAAAAGTAGGGACACATTTTGCAAGTTGCTTGTCCCCCTCTTCCTATCATTTCCTTCTTCCTAGGTAATTAAAGAGatattgtcaattttttttttttactttacctTTCAACTTCAAAATAGGATATAGTACTTTTAAtgtaattataaatataaaaaaaattagcaaTGGACCAAAAAGtgtatttaaaattatgaaaatatcaaAAGACCcatttaaattttagaattttggcGCACTTGTTTCCTATTTTACCCCTCCCGTCAACTACTATAGTATTATATTCAAAGAATAATATCACTATGATGCTGAATTTTAA includes these proteins:
- the LOC122016421 gene encoding serine/threonine-protein kinase STY8-like — translated: MEEEHFSWVLRSKFAHATRRPRTRSVSERELLAELSKEPDDVLSFHSNRFSPCEPPSGLKSSIAELQTQNSRKCLNFQCGDPWEGEKPNCLGADGSDFSFCPGGHPASKSDGLISPDVTGSRFSIYDLKTEGLSSSKVSSSSSSIKVKLGAKQNHKPDSNPKERSISPLPTTNLSDAFKEARLVKKRSSTPPSSRKKSDKVHGGHYEVSGRNTLEKSHPKHSFSFRAPDKSGARKESSWVSCFDHGGGKVAALEMTEKWNVDLCELYFGLKFASGAHSKLYHGIYKGQPVAIKIIRQPDDDDNGLFAARLEKQFTREVTMLSHLYHRNVIKLTGACKQPQAFCIITEYLPGGSLRAFLHKLEHKSLAIEKLVSIALEIARGMEYIHSQGVIHRDLKPENIIFDQDFCIKIVDFGIACEEAYCDALTEDDGTYRWMAPEMIKHKPYGRKVDVYSFGLLLWEMATGKIPYEEMTPIQAAFAVVDKNLRPPIPTNCPPPLKVLIEQCWSILPEKRPEFWQIVKVLEQFEAALSQDGTLNQLLNSSCQDHKKRLIHWMQKLKSH